GGGCGCGCGGCTCGGCATTGTGAGCGCGGGTTTCTGCACCAGCAAGCTGAACGACGTGATCGGCGCCGGAGCGGGGGCGGCCGGCGACGGGGTGGGACGGCTGGCCCTGGGCGGCATCTATCCGCTGCCGGCGGCGCCGCTGCGCACCTTCCTGGCGGCGCACGACGAGGTGCTGGTGGTGGAGGAGAACGAGCCCTACCTGGAGCAGCGCATCGCCGCCCTGGCGCACGCCGAGCGGCTGGCGGTGCGCATCCGCGGCAAGCTGACCGGCGACGTGGCGCGCTGCGGCGAGCTGTACCGGTGGCAGATCGTCGCTGCGCTGGCGCGCTTCGTCCCGCACCTTGTGTCGGGGGAGCAGGCGGCAAGGTATACCGAGGCCGGCGAGGCCGCTGAGCGGCCGCCTCGGCGCAACCACTGCGCGGGCTGCCCGTCCGACCGGCTCATCGATGCCGTGCAGGCGTGGCTGGCGAACCGCGGCCGGGACGCCTGGTTGGTGGCCGACCCGGGGTGCCTGGTCACCGAGGCGCGGCGGCTGGGCGCCAAGTACGCGATCGGCTCGGCGGTGGCGGTGGCGCACGGCCTGCAGCACGCCGGCCAGGACGCGGTGGCGCTGTTCGGCGACTCGGCGTTCTTCGACGCCGCCCTACCCGCCTTGTGCAACGCGTACGCGCAGGGCGCCGACCTGGCCGTGATCGTGGTGGACAACGCCGGTGCGGTTACCACCGGCCGGCAGCCGCATCCCGGCAGCGGGCGCACGGCGCTCGGCTCGCCCGCGCCCCGGCTGGACATGGTTGCGCTCGCCCGCGCCTGCGGCGCCAGCCATGCCGCGCAGGCCGATCTGGAGGATCTGCCGGCCGCGCTGCCGGCCGCCCTCGACGGCCCCGGCCTGCGCGTGCTGGTGGTGGACGCCCCGTGCCGGGAAGTGTGACCGGGCGCGGCGCAACCGCACCGGGAGTGTTGGCGATTGCGGCCTTGCCCGCGATATTGGAAAGGTGATGTACAGTGCGATCCTGACCGTCCACTCCTACCTGCGCTACGCGGTGCTGCTCCTGGTGCTCCTTGCGGTGCTGCGCTACGTGGCCGGACTGCCAAGCTCGCGGGCGTGGGACGACGGCGACGAGGCGGTCGGACGGTGGCTGATCCGCGTCTGGGATCTGCAGTTCCTGCTCGGGCTGGTGCTGTACTTCCTGAGTCCCATAGTGCAGTTCGGGTTCGCCAACTTCGGCGAAGCGATGGGCGATGCACAGCTACGCCAGTTCCTGGTCGAGCATCCGGTGCTCAATCTGCTGGCCATCGGCGCCCTGCACATGGGATGGATCCGCGCCCGCAAGGCCGCCGGCGCTCAGGGCCGGCGGGTGCGAGCGCTGGTGTTCATCGTCATCGCCACGGTCCTGGTGGTGGTGTCGATCCCCTGGGAGGGCCGCCCGCTGCTGCGCACCACGGTCGGCCCACCGCAACTCTTCTGACCCGCGCACGGCTTGCACCGCCGCCGCCGGGCGAGCCGAGCTGAGTTCGCCAAGCTGCCGGTCGATCGGCCGGGGGTCTAATCATCGCCCGGTGGGTTGTCCCTCACACAACCGTGAGGGCCCTTTTGCGTCCCGCTGTTCGCGGCAACGCCGACGTGCGCCGGTACCAACGCTTCCGCAGGGCTCCCGATCAGGTAGTGCGCGTGCGCACGTAGACGGACGCCCATCTTGCCCTGCGCCGGAGGATCCTTCACCACCAGAACCGCCATGGATTCGTTTGATCCGGTGCCGGTCGAGCCATCATACCCACCCCCGTTTCTGCACTCGTACAGCGGCGAGGTAGTACCGGTCATGGTGCAAAAACCAGGGCGGCCACGGACCTGTACGTCATCCGGGTGTCGCATCGACCCCCATATGAATCGATCGAAGTCGCCCGGATCGTCATAGTCGTTGTCACCGTTCGCATCATGCTGAAACCACCTGCCGGTGGTGAAGGCGATTGTCGTCTTCAGCGCGGGGTTGAACGGCTTATCATCTGCTTGCGCGTGCTTGCTGAATTGAAACTCCACATACTCGAAGGGGTGCATCCTGTCAGTGCGCGGATTGTACTCGCACACCGCGAAGTACTGCGCATTCACGGCTACCTGGGGATCGAAATACCCGTCCGCGTGGGGAGTTGTAGCGGAGGGAGGGGCGTCGTTGTCCGTGATCGACATCGTGTGTCGGTAATCCGTATTGTCGTAGCTGACACCTACGCCGCTGTGCAGGTGCACGGAGAACTCTTCGTATTCCTCGTACTCGGTATCGTCCAGGATCGCCACGGACAGGGTCTTCTTTACCTCCCCGAGGGCAAAGGTTACCCGGCCGCTCGTGGCGGTGTAGTCGGTGCCTGCTCGTGCCGTCCCGTCTACCGTTCGATACGATACGGCGGTCCCCTCTTCGCGGTTCCCGATAGTCCAACCGATCTCGATGCGGAACGTCGCATGGGATTGCTCGCCCTCCCGGATGGAGTTTGCCGGATCAAACTCCACGTGCACGGGGTGCGTGTACCGCCTCGGCGACGCAGGGGGCGTTGCAGATTGAGGCGGCGTCGCAGAGGAAGGCGGCGGGACAGAACCCGCGTGCTCATCGTCGTTGACGGTCACGCCCACACTGCGGATCGTGACGGCATCGTACCCGCCGCCGGTAGCTGCGAGAGAGATCGTGGCCGAATCGTACTCGCCGTCCTCGTCGTGCACGGCAGACACCGACAAGGTCTGCTCGGTCGCCCAGTTCGCCGCGGTGAACTCCAGGCTCTCGGGGCTTACGGCCACGTCCTCACTTCCGCTCACGGTCGCGGTCACCGTCACCGCGCCGGACGGCTGAGCGTCCAACTTCACCGTGTACCCGACAGCGCTCCCTTCCGGTACCACGACATCCTGGTGGGAAAGAGTGACTGTCGGAGCCGGCGCGGGATCCCCCGTCCTGGGGGTCGGCTCTGCAGCCTGGTCCGGCGCCTTCCGCTGATCCTGCGCCTTGGGCGCCGGCTCTGTCGGCTCTGCCGGCGTCAGTTCGCACGCCGCCGCAATTGCCGTCAGCACAACAAGGACCGATACGATCCTGAACATTGCCACAAACCTCCGTGGGCTACTGTTGCAGCTTCCTTTGGTGTCGTCAGTCAGTTTGATCGTACAGGTAGTGTATCAACAGGCAGATGGCCGTCAACTCCCGTCGCGCATTTCCCAAATCCAGCGCCGCGTTGGGCGAGGATCAGGGATAGTCAATAAGCATTGCACAAGTTTGGACAATAATGATTGAATAAATGAGGTGACGGTCGATCCGCGCTTTGCGCCGCACAATACTCATCGGGAAGATCCGAGCCGGTTTGCGACGCTCGACCCGCAGCTCCGTGAGCTCCGCCGTGTTCCGATTGCATACCGCTATCCGATGCTCGCCAAGCTGCCGGTGGAGGAGCCGGGGATCTACTCGATTACCGGCGGCCGGAGGGTCGGCAAGTCGACCGTCCTCAAGCAATGGATGGCCGATCTGCTGGATCGGGGAGTATCGCCCGAACGGATCCTCTACCTGACCGGGGAACTGATCGACGACCATCATGCCCTCGTGGCGCTGCTCACAAGGACCGGCCTGGGCCGGTCGGATCCCCGGCCCGCGTACCTGCTGGTCGATGAAGTGACCTACATCCGCGGCTGGGATCGCGGCGTCAAGTATCTCGCCGATGCCGGCATGCTGGAGAACGTGATCGTGATCCTGACCGGCTCCGACTCGGTCGTCATCCGCGAGGCCCGCACCCTTCTTCCGGGCCGCCGAGGACGGGCTGCGCGGGTCGACTTCCACCTCTATCCGCTGTCGTTCGCCGAGTTTGTCGAGGTGGCCGGAGCTGCCCACACCGCCCCTCTCCGCCACGAGGCGGGACAGGAGCCGGGCCCGGACAGCGCTGACGCGCTGACGCGCGCGTTCGAGAGCTACCTGCTGCACGGCGGTTTTCTGACCGCGATCAACGACGTGGCGGCCGAGGGCCGCATTCAGCCGTCCACATTCGCGGTCTACGCCGACTGGATTCGCGGCGACATGCTCAAGCGCGGCAAGCAGGAGGTCTATCTCGAGGAGGTCCTCGGCGCGGTCGTGCGCCGGTACGGCAGCCAGGTGACCTGGAATGCCCTGGCGCGCGATCTCTCGATCGACCATCCGGCGACGGTCGCCGACTACCTCGGTCTGCTGGCGCGCATGGACGTGCTGGTCGTGCAGCACGCGCTGCGCGAAGACCGGCTCGCCGCGGCGCCGAAGAAGGCGCGCAAGGTGGCGTTCAGCGATCCGTTCATCCTGCACGCGGTGCGGAGCTGGCTCGACCCGGTGGCAGACCCGTTCACCAGTCAGGTGAAGCCGGCTCTCGCCGATCCCGAATGGGCGGGCAAGATGGCGGAAGCGTGCGTCGCGGCGCACCATCATCGCCTGCACCCGACGTTCTACATCAAGGGCGACGGCGAGGTCGACGTAGCGTTCGTCGCGGGTGAGGGGTTCCAGCCGGTCGAGGTGAAGTGGACGGCGCAGATCCGCTCTGCGGATTTGAAGCAGGCGCGGAGGTATCCGAACAGCATCGTGTGCTCGAAGTTGGCCGTTGCACGCGTGCACGGGCTCCCGAACGAGTTGCTGCCGCATCACCTGCAGCGCCTCGGTCCATCACCGCACTACGTAACCTGGTAGGTCCGCGTGCCCGCGCACCCCGGGCCGCCCGACGGGTTAGCTGCCGCTGACCGAGGTGACGCGGGCGAACAGGCGGTCGATTTGCGTGCTGGCGGCGGCCGACAGCGGGCCGCGGGCGAACGAGGCTACGTTGGCGCGCAGGTGGCCGGCGTTGCCGGTGCCGGACAGCACGGTGCTGACGCCGGGCTGGTCGATGCAGTAGCGGTAGGCGGCGTCGGCGAGATCCCCGGTCTCGGCGGCGAGGAAGCCGAATGGATCCGGCGCCGCGGCGAGTTCCCGGTCCACTTCGCCGCGCTCGGCCAGTTCGGCGAGCAACTCGCGCAGGCGCTCGGGGCGGCTGAACGCGCGGCGTACGGCGAACATGATCATGGTCCCGACGTCGCGTTCGGCGGCCACGCGCAGCACGCTGTCGCGGGCGGTGTGGTTGAGCATGTTGAAGCCCACCATGACCACGTCGAAACAGCCGTCGTCGAGGGCGGCGCGCAGCATGCGGTGTTCGGTGTCGTTGCCGAACCGTTCGGTGATGCCGAGGAAGCGCACCTTGCCCGCCTCTCGCAGGCGCAGCAGCGCGGGCACCAACTCCCTCCGGGCGTGCGCGTATTGCTCGTCGCTGACGCCGTGCAAATGATAAACGTCGATGTAGTCGGTCTCCAGGCGGCGCAGGCTGGCCTCCACCGCGGTTTCCAGCTCGGCGCCGGTCAGCAGCCGGTCGCCGCCGCCGTCGGCCCTGAGGCCGCGCTTGCTCGACAGCACCACCTGCTCGCGCCGCCGGCCGCGCAGCCCGGCGGCCACCAGCGGCTCGGTCCGGTAGGCGGTGGCGGTGTCGATGAAGTTCACCCCGGCGTCGAGCGCCGCCCGCACCACGGCCGCGGACTGCCCGGTGGTGCGCCCGGTGCTCAGCCCCAGCCGGCTCGGCCCGCCGCAGCCGAGCGCCATCACGCTCACCTCGAGGCCGGTGCGTCCCAGCCGCCGATACTCCATCGGTCACCCCCCATTGCGGCGCACGGTGCGCCCCGATACTGTGCCGGGGGCGCCCTGCCATCGCGAGCGTGCATTGTGCACCGGGAAGCGCGCCGCTACCACCTGCATTCCAAGGAGCCGAACATGGGTACCGACACCGCCGCCCTGCAACACCGAGCCGAGATGCTGCGCATCCACTCCATCAACATGACCTCCGCGTCCGCCTCCGGGCATCCCACCACCTGCATGTCCGCCGCGGAAATCATGAGCGTGCTGTTCTTCGACGAGATGCGCTACGACCCGCGCGATCCCGATGCGCTCGCCAACGACGAATTCGTGCTCTCCAAGGGTCACGCCGCCCCGGTGCTGTATGCCGCTTGGGCGGAGGCGGGAACGATCCCGGTGGCCGAGCTGCAGGAGCTGCGCAACTTCGACAGCCGGCTCGAGGGCCATCCCATACCGGGGCGCGCGCCGGGAGTGCGCGTCGCCACCGGCTCGCTGGGCCAGGGTCTGGCGGCCGCCATCGGCATGGCGCTGGCGATCAACCACGACGGCGGCGGCCAGCGCGTGTACGCGCTGCTCGGCGACGGCGAGATGGCGGAGGGCTCGGTCTGGGAGGCGATGAACCTGGCGCCCCACCTCGGCGTGAACAACCTGTGCGCGATCCTGGACATGAACCGGCTCGGGCAGAGCGACCCGACGCTGTTCGGCTGGGACGGCGCCGGATATGCCGCCAAGGCGGCGGCGTTCGGCTGGCACGTGCACGAGTGCGACGGCCACGACGTGGCGGCGCTGCAGGCCGCCCTGGCCGCCGCCCGCGCCGCGGACCGCCCGAGCTTCATCGTGGCGCGCACCGTCAAGGGCAAGGGGGTGAGCTTCCTGGAGGACCACGAGGCGATGCACGGCAAGGCGGTGCCGGAGGATCAGCACGTGGCGGCGCTCGCCGAGGTGCAGGCGCGCATCGCGGCCGCCGGCACGCCGAAGCTGGCTGCCGCCAATCCGGATCAGGCCGCCGCCGGCGACTCCGCCCCGGCCGCCCCGGCCGCCCCGGCCGCCGCTCCCGCGCCTCCGGTGCCGGGCCCGTTCACGGTCACCACCAGCTACGAGCAGGGCGACAAGATCGCGACCCGCAAGGCGTACGGGGCCGCGCTCGCCAAGCTCGGCGCCGCCGATCCGGACATGTTCGTGCTCGACGCCGACGTCAAGAACTCCACCTTTACCGATGCCTTCTTCGCCGCCTTTCCGGAGCGCAGCGTGGAGTGCTACATCGCCGAGCAGAACATGATCGGCATCGCCACCGGCCTGCAGGCGCGCGGCAAGCGCGCCTGCGCCGCCACCTTCGCCGCCTTTCTGTCACGCGCCTACGACCAGGTGCGCATGGCCGCCCACTCGCACGCCAACCTGAAGCTGGCCGGGTCGCACACCGGCGTCTCCATCGGCGAGGACGGCGCCTCGCAGATGGGCCTGGAGGACGTGTCGATGCTGCGCGCGGTGCTCGGCAGCGCCGTGCTGTGCCCGGCCGACGGCGTGGCGGCGGAGAA
This sequence is a window from Spirochaetaceae bacterium. Protein-coding genes within it:
- a CDS encoding thiamine pyrophosphate-dependent enzyme, whose product is PPPAAATGSAATTRGPVRGGNAAPLPRADGTAGAAEPAADEDAAAECGGRSGARLGIVSAGFCTSKLNDVIGAGAGAAGDGVGRLALGGIYPLPAAPLRTFLAAHDEVLVVEENEPYLEQRIAALAHAERLAVRIRGKLTGDVARCGELYRWQIVAALARFVPHLVSGEQAARYTEAGEAAERPPRRNHCAGCPSDRLIDAVQAWLANRGRDAWLVADPGCLVTEARRLGAKYAIGSAVAVAHGLQHAGQDAVALFGDSAFFDAALPALCNAYAQGADLAVIVVDNAGAVTTGRQPHPGSGRTALGSPAPRLDMVALARACGASHAAQADLEDLPAALPAALDGPGLRVLVVDAPCREV
- a CDS encoding ATP-binding protein, translating into MTVDPRFAPHNTHREDPSRFATLDPQLRELRRVPIAYRYPMLAKLPVEEPGIYSITGGRRVGKSTVLKQWMADLLDRGVSPERILYLTGELIDDHHALVALLTRTGLGRSDPRPAYLLVDEVTYIRGWDRGVKYLADAGMLENVIVILTGSDSVVIREARTLLPGRRGRAARVDFHLYPLSFAEFVEVAGAAHTAPLRHEAGQEPGPDSADALTRAFESYLLHGGFLTAINDVAAEGRIQPSTFAVYADWIRGDMLKRGKQEVYLEEVLGAVVRRYGSQVTWNALARDLSIDHPATVADYLGLLARMDVLVVQHALREDRLAAAPKKARKVAFSDPFILHAVRSWLDPVADPFTSQVKPALADPEWAGKMAEACVAAHHHRLHPTFYIKGDGEVDVAFVAGEGFQPVEVKWTAQIRSADLKQARRYPNSIVCSKLAVARVHGLPNELLPHHLQRLGPSPHYVTW
- a CDS encoding aldo/keto reductase, which encodes MEYRRLGRTGLEVSVMALGCGGPSRLGLSTGRTTGQSAAVVRAALDAGVNFIDTATAYRTEPLVAAGLRGRRREQVVLSSKRGLRADGGGDRLLTGAELETAVEASLRRLETDYIDVYHLHGVSDEQYAHARRELVPALLRLREAGKVRFLGITERFGNDTEHRMLRAALDDGCFDVVMVGFNMLNHTARDSVLRVAAERDVGTMIMFAVRRAFSRPERLRELLAELAERGEVDRELAAAPDPFGFLAAETGDLADAAYRYCIDQPGVSTVLSGTGNAGHLRANVASFARGPLSAAASTQIDRLFARVTSVSGS
- a CDS encoding transketolase; this encodes MGTDTAALQHRAEMLRIHSINMTSASASGHPTTCMSAAEIMSVLFFDEMRYDPRDPDALANDEFVLSKGHAAPVLYAAWAEAGTIPVAELQELRNFDSRLEGHPIPGRAPGVRVATGSLGQGLAAAIGMALAINHDGGGQRVYALLGDGEMAEGSVWEAMNLAPHLGVNNLCAILDMNRLGQSDPTLFGWDGAGYAAKAAAFGWHVHECDGHDVAALQAALAAARAADRPSFIVARTVKGKGVSFLEDHEAMHGKAVPEDQHVAALAEVQARIAAAGTPKLAAANPDQAAAGDSAPAAPAAPAAAPAPPVPGPFTVTTSYEQGDKIATRKAYGAALAKLGAADPDMFVLDADVKNSTFTDAFFAAFPERSVECYIAEQNMIGIATGLQARGKRACAATFAAFLSRAYDQVRMAAHSHANLKLAGSHTGVSIGEDGASQMGLEDVSMLRAVLGSAVLCPADGVAAEKLTCLAANYDGVSYVRTARPDVAVIYGNDQEFALGGSKVLRSSLADRVTLVGAGVTLHEALAAADLLAGEGIAARVIDCYSIKPLDEATLRQAASDTEAIVTAEDHYPEGGLGEAVAAAVSGAGAAVHVQAVRRAPHSGKGAELLAEQGLDAAGIAAAARSALA